In Vespula vulgaris chromosome 10, iyVesVulg1.1, whole genome shotgun sequence, the following are encoded in one genomic region:
- the LOC127066959 gene encoding uncharacterized protein LOC127066959 isoform X9 — protein MLQCCGVGGGASTAPQAPQLQATGSAVGATTSTIMQDPVLESILEQMRDTEARRTDLERQHAEAQNQLREKIAGRYQGPESVEALQSKIRELEKKTELQMVKHEELSLELTSLRRARSRGPAVGHVTSAIPTSTWPPAGSEIDRIIAKIEQDSSSAGRMLHDLDHARGNITTQQPSATQSILRSSSENLPNLGQHQHPPHPHALNLGMPTQMSHYAGSPMPLTPMMPGCPPLTPNGPPYHYSEPIPPAPSLSTSQSQPAFQQKLQQYQQQQQQQTDLSSSHSQGALPSQQKQQAHTHFTSNQYQESYPHTQTYQQPLQQQQHPSSTSYLTASNQSVIPHYTQPTQTAQSYQLNGSQHGSQQRNFLYDCQQSTTYPNLSMSTHPNGTYSSGASYNPQLSHLNYSVPPSNITQTTLSTLTPYSTASFHSTLGPLTSVPQTVLPFSSVQSTYATSGSTYSTVGTNAFGTSGVGSGRFMRFLIGTTSGSLLQAIGDPLQAMQQLSAQSQANQLQQQAIIQQIQQSLRASSPTATGTTGHHFLGPRQMPKIPTSILTNPLDRLTNENIVSEGQVDMLDIPGKGRCYVYIARFTYEPFQHSPNENPEAELPVQGGDYLLVWGQPDEDGFLDAESLDGRRGLVPANFVQKLIGEDLLEFHQAVLGLRDVDDSASTNIPQVSNCYLQDIDLELAALEEGNRNRQAELSAYAELDNIAEDDEQEPPEVYLFSDLVPAPQHLTLERQLNKSVLIGWTAPENPHQLESYHVYVDGVLKVTVKATERTRALVEGVDSTRPHRISVRSVTHSRRTSRDAACTMVIGKDIALGPTAVKASNVTATSAVISWLPSNSNHQHVVCVNNVEVRTVKPGVYRHTITGLAPSTIYRVTVKAKNLRATHFEDQNAQAVNNFACHVHFKTLPKGLPDPPVDIQVEAGPQDGTLLVTWQPVALNGSAVTGYAVYADGKKVTDVDSPTGDHALVDIHKLMGLNPKHITVRTKSRESQSGDSCATAIPCSVLRSGTSTHLQHGAPHMLDQGQQQQQQSSVIQQDDPNRHRMAAQRYPTAPVPSHMRRQAVPEITKDSASEANYSEEDDPSRRGRGMSPHHHRYGPQGPQGPPGAYRSVRMGGPGRPQDAYYDQTGNQRMRGPMYGARVNQAQGGNVHPASGVQQMNKRARRFIALFDYDPTTMSPNPNACEEELQFSEGDTIKVYGEKDADGFYWGECRGRRGYVPHNMVEELKDQNQGGQGQPNRRGPASNERWGDIYASMPMKKMIAMYDYNPQELSPNPDAQVELPFHAGNEICVYGEMDSDGFYMGELNGVRGLVPSNFLIEASNQGQPSQGGRRPPGQSQGPGARGPPPPPREPPPTGHRRSKDACIVPVSVPVCHLDSRQQQQQQQQPLMNNQQHQLQQNNPPHLAYQQANHHSYTTVTTSNQHGPSHLPSGGGVMGAHQQGPLPPHLQQQGKGRGGVGNRAAGSNLPGGMQAPGQHMQPQQQLDYQGQQQQNQPYQQQPNQQNQNYQQSNQGYPQQGQQGFGQQAGQQYQQPQQQQQGQHQQQQQQQVQQSNQGYGQQNQGPSMQSSQPSSKPMRGIPAVLPTAQSKTTPNTTQGQQQQQQPQQQQSTGPNLMQKFTEMAGASAGGDILSKGKELIFMKFGLGK, from the exons ATGTTGCAGTGCTGTGGCGTTGGAGGTGGCGCTTCCACGGCACCTCAGGCTCCGCAGCTGCAGGCTACCGGATCTGCTGTCGGGGCTACCACCTCCACGATCATGCAGGACCCAGTTCTCGAGTCCATCCTCGAG CAAATGCGAGACACCGAAGCTCGGAGGACAGATTTGGAACGACAACACGCGGAAGCACAGAATCAGTTACGTGAGAAGATAGCAGGTCGATACCAAGGACCAGAATCAGTCGAAGCCCTACAATCGAAAATCAGAGAATTGGAGAAAAAAACCGAATTGCAGATGGTCAAACATGAGGAATTATCGCTGGAACTGACGAGTTTAAGAAGGGCTCGAAGTCGTGGCCCAGCGGTTGGTCACGTTACATCCGCAATACCCACATCCACTTGGCCTCCGGCTGGCTCTGAAATTGATAGAATTATTGCAAAGATTGAACAAGACAGTAGCAG tgCCGGCAGAATGTTACACGACTTGGACCATGCTCGAGGAAATATAACTACACAGCAACCTTCGGCCACGCAAAGTATTCTTCGATCCAGTTCGGAGAACCTTCCTAATTTGGGCCAACATCAGCACCCTCCTCATCCACATGCTCTTAATTTGGGGATGCCCACGCAAATGAGCCAT TACGCAGGATCGCCCATGCCATTGACGCCAATGATGCCTGGTTGTCCGCCGTTGACGCCAAACGGGCCACCGTATCATTATAGCGAACCAATACCTCCAGCACCATCTCTCTCTACTAGTCAGTCGCAACCTGCTTTTCAACAAAAGCTCCAGCAAtatcaacaacagcaacaacaacaaacggATTTGTCGAGTTCTCATTCTCAGGGAGCCTTGCCCTCCCAACAAAAGCAACAAGCGCACACACACTTTACAAGTAATCAGTATCAAGAGAGTTACCCGCATACGCAAACTTATCAGCAACCGCTTCAACAGCAACAACACCCGAGCTCGACTTCGTACCTGACAGCGTCGAATCAAAGTGTGATACCTCATTATACGCAGCCAACTCAAACTGCGCAAAGTTATCAATTAAATGGCAGTCAGCATGGTTCTCAACAG aggaacttTTTATACGATTGTCAACAGTCCACGACATACCCTAATCTATCAATGTCGACGCATCCTAATGGGACGTACAGTTCAGGAGCTTCTTACAACCCTCAACTGTCTCACCTTAATTATTCGGTTCCGCCGTCGAATATCACGCAAACGACCTTATCAACGTTGACACCATATTCGACGGCATCCTTCCATTCAACGTTAGGGCCGCTTACGAGCGTTCCTCAAAccgttcttcctttctcgagCGTTCAAAGCACCTATGCTACAAGCGGCTCGACTTATTCCACTGTCGGGACCAATGCTTTCGGCACCTCGGGCGTCGGCTCGG GACGTTTTATGCGATTTCTCATAGGCACTACATCAGGAAGCTTGTTACAAGCAATAGGAGATCCTTTACAAGCGATGCAACAACTTTCTGCTCAATCGCAAGCCAATCAATTGCAACAACAAGCGATTATTCAACAAATACAACAAAGTTTGCGAGCTAGTTCGCCAACGGCGACAGGCACAACGGGTCACCATTTTCTTGGTCCAAGACAAATGCCAAAAATCCCTACTAGTATACTTACTAATCCTTTAGATAGATTGACCAATGAAAATATAGTATCTGAAGGTCAAGTCGACATGTTGGATATACCTGGCAAGGGTAGATGTTACGTTTACATAGCTCGCTTCACTTACGAGCCCTTTCAGCATTCGCCTAATGAAAATCCAGAAGCTGAGTTACCCGTACAGGGCGGGGATTACCTTCTTGTTTGGGGTCAACCAGACGAGGATGGTTTCCTTGACGCTGAATCTCTCGATGGAAGGCGTGGTCTCGTACCTGCTAACTTTGTACAAAAGTTAATCGGTGAAGATCTGTTGGAATTTCATCAAGCTGTCCTCGGCCTTAGAGACGTCGATGATTCTGCTTCAACGAATATTCCACAAGTGAGCAAT TGCTATCTGCAGGACATCGATCTAGAATTAGCAGCTTTAGAAGAGGGAAATCGAAATCGACAAGCTGAGTTATCTGCTTACGCTGAATTAGACAATATTGCGGAAGATGACGAACAAGAACCACCAG AAGTCTACCTGTTTTCGGACCTAGTTCCGGCGCCGCAGCACCTCACTCTCGAACGACAACTCAACAAGAGTGTCCTGATTGGGTGGACCGCTCCTGAAAATCCTCATCAACTAGAATCCTATCATGTCTACGTGGATGGTGTACTGAAGGTTACCGTCAAAGCTACGGAAAGAACGAGGGCATTGGTCGAAGGAGTTGATTCTACTAGG CCCCACAGAATAAGCGTACGATCGGTGACGCATTCGAGAAGAACATCAAGGGACGCAGCTTGTACAATGGTGATCGGCAAAGATATTGCTTTGGGTCCAACTGCCGTAAAAGCATCCAACGTGACAGCAACCAGCGCCGTGATATCATGGTTGCCAAGTAATAGTAATCATCAACACGTAGTTTGCGTGAATAACGTCGAAGTCAGGACCGTGAAGCCAGGAGTTTACAGACATACGATCACCGGTTTGGCACCCTCGACGATCTATAGGGTAACGGTGAAAGCGAAAAATTTAAGAGCAACGCATTTTGAGGATCAAAATGCACAAGCGGTAAACAATTTTGCCTGTCATGTCCACTTTAAGACATTGCCCAAAGGATTGCCAGATCCTCCGGTCGATATCCAG GTGGAGGCTGGACCGCAGGACGGCACTTTGCTAGTGACCTGGCAGCCTGTTGCCCTAAACGGTTCGGCCGTCACCGGTTACGCGGTGTATGCCGATGGAAAAAAAGTCACCGACGTTGACAGTCCCACCGGTGATCACGCTTTGGTCGACATACACAAACTTATGGGCCTGAATCCAAAACACATAACAGTCCGTACGAAGAGTAGGGAGAGTCAATCGGGTGACAGTTGTGCTACAGCGATACCTTGCAGCGTTCTTCGAAGTGGTACGAGTACTCATTTGCAACACGGTGCTCCACACATGCTCGATCAAggccaacaacaacaacaacaatcgaGCGTTATACAACAGGACGATCCGAACCGTCATCGTATGGCAGCTCAGCGATATCCTACTGCACCTGTTCCATCGCACATGAGAAGACAAG CTGTTCCAGAAATCACGAAGGATTCTGCCAGCGAAGCCAACTATAGCGAAGAGGATGATCCATCCCGAAGAGGTCGTGGAATGTCACCTCATCATCATCGATACGGTCCTCAAGGCCCTCAAGGACCACCTGGAGCATATAGATCGGTTAGAATGGGAGGACCTGGTAGACCTCAGGATGCTTATTACGATCAAACag GTAATCAAAGGATGAGAGGACCTATGTATGGAGCTAGAGTAAATCAAGCTCAAGGTGGCAACGTTCATCCAGCAAGTGGCGTTcaacaaatgaataaaaggGCACGCCGATTCATCGCATTGTTCGATTACGATCCAACTACTATGTCACCAAATCCTAACGCTTGCGAGGAAGAATTACAATTCTCCGAAGGAGACACCATCAAg GTATATGGTGAAAAGGATGCCGATGGTTTTTATTGGGGCGAATGTCGTGGTAGACGAGGATACGTGCCGCATAATATGGTTGAGGAATTAAAAGATCAAAATCAAGGTGGTCAAGGACAACCTAATAGACGAGGTCCTGCATCCAATGAAAGATGGGGGGATATTTATGCGAGTATGCCtatgaagaaaatgatagCGATGTACGATTATAATCCACAGGAACTCTCACCTAATCCGGATGCG CAAGTCGAATTACCGTTCCATGCGGGTAATGAAATTTGTGTTTATGGTGAAATGGACTCCGATGGATTTTACATGGGTGAACTTAACGGAGTTCGCGGTTTAGTGCCAAGTAATTTCCTCATAGAAGCATCTAACCAGGGTCAACCTTCTCAAGGAGGTAGAAGGCCACCGGGACAAAGTCAAGGACCCGGTGCGAGGGGTCCACCACCCCCACCACGAGAACCTCCGCCAACTGGGCACCGTCGTAGTAAAG ATGCCTGCATTGTGCCTGTGTCTGTCCCTGTCTGTCACTTAGACTCtagacaacaacaacaacaacaacaacaaccactAATGAACAACCAACAACATCAACTACAACAAAACAATCCACCGCATCTAGCGTACCAACAAGCGAATCACCATAGCTATACGACTGTAACCACGTCTAATCAGCATGGGCCCAGTCACTTGCCTTCCGGCGGTGGTGTCATGGGTGCCCACCAGCAAGGGCCCCTTCCACCCCACCTTCAACAACAG GGGAAGGGGAGGGGAGGCGTGGGCAATCGAGCCGCTGGTAGTAACTTGCCAGGTGGTATGCAGGCTCCGGGACAACACATGCAACCGCAACAGCAGCTCGATTATCAAGGTCAGCAGCAACAAAATCAACCGTATCAACAACAGCCGAATCAACAGAATCAGAATTATCAGCAATCAAACCAGGGATACCCGCAACAAGGACAACAGGGCTTTGGACAGCAAGCTGGACAACAGTATCAACAAccgcaacaacaacaacagggACAGcatcaacagcagcagcagcagcaggtGCAACAATCGAATCAAGGATATGGTCAACAAAACCAAGGACCATCGATGCAGAGTTCACAGCCAAGCAGCAAACCTATGAGGGGTATACCCGCTGTCCTTCCAACTGCTCAAAGCAAAACTACACCGAACACTACACAAGgccaacaacaacagcaacagccaCAACAGCAGCAGAGTACGGGTCCGAATCTAATGCAAAAATTTACAGAAATGGCAGGTGCCAGTGCAGGCGGAGACATTCTCTCGAAGGGCAAAGAGCTTATCTTTATGAAGTTTGGCTTGGGCAAGTGA
- the LOC127066959 gene encoding uncharacterized protein LOC127066959 isoform X11: protein MLQCCGVGGGASTAPQAPQLQATGSAVGATTSTIMQDPVLESILEQMRDTEARRTDLERQHAEAQNQLREKIAGRYQGPESVEALQSKIRELEKKTELQMVKHEELSLELTSLRRARSRGPAVGHVTSAIPTSTWPPAGSEIDRIIAKIEQDSSSAGRMLHDLDHARGNITTQQPSATQSILRSSSENLPNLGQHQHPPHPHALNLGMPTQMSHYAGSPMPLTPMMPGCPPLTPNGPPYHYSEPIPPAPSLSTSQSQPAFQQKLQQYQQQQQQQTDLSSSHSQGALPSQQKQQAHTHFTSNQYQESYPHTQTYQQPLQQQQHPSSTSYLTASNQSVIPHYTQPTQTAQSYQLNGSQHGSQQRNFLYDCQQSTTYPNLSMSTHPNGTYSSGASYNPQLSHLNYSVPPSNITQTTLSTLTPYSTASFHSTLGPLTSVPQTVLPFSSVQSTYATSGSTYSTVGTNAFGTSGVGSGRFMRFLIGTTSGSLLQAIGDPLQAMQQLSAQSQANQLQQQAIIQQIQQSLRASSPTATGTTGHHFLGPRQMPKIPTSILTNPLDRLTNENIVSEGQVDMLDIPGKGRCYVYIARFTYEPFQHSPNENPEAELPVQGGDYLLVWGQPDEDGFLDAESLDGRRGLVPANFVQKLIGEDLLEFHQAVLGLRDVDDSASTNIPQVSNCYLQDIDLELAALEEGNRNRQAELSAYAELDNIAEDDEQEPPEVYLFSDLVPAPQHLTLERQLNKSVLIGWTAPENPHQLESYHVYVDGVLKVTVKATERTRALVEGVDSTRPHRISVRSVTHSRRTSRDAACTMVIGKDIALGPTAVKASNVTATSAVISWLPSNSNHQHVVCVNNVEVRTVKPGVYRHTITGLAPSTIYRVTVKAKNLRATHFEDQNAQAVNNFACHVHFKTLPKGLPDPPVDIQVEAGPQDGTLLVTWQPVALNGSAVTGYAVYADGKKVTDVDSPTGDHALVDIHKLMGLNPKHITVRTKSRESQSGDSCATAIPCSVLRSGTSTHLQHGAPHMLDQGQQQQQQSSVIQQDDPNRHRMAAQRYPTAPVPSHMRRQEITKDSASEANYSEEDDPSRRGRGMSPHHHRYGPQGPQGPPGAYRSVRMGGPGRPQDAYYDQTGNQRMRGPMYGARVNQAQGGNVHPASGVQQMNKRARRFIALFDYDPTTMSPNPNACEEELQFSEGDTIKVYGEKDADGFYWGECRGRRGYVPHNMVEELKDQNQGGQGQPNRRGPASNERWGDIYASMPMKKMIAMYDYNPQELSPNPDAQVELPFHAGNEICVYGEMDSDGFYMGELNGVRGLVPSNFLIEASNQGQPSQGGRRPPGQSQGPGARGPPPPPREPPPTGHRRSKDACIVPVSVPVCHLDSRQQQQQQQQPLMNNQQHQLQQNNPPHLAYQQANHHSYTTVTTSNQHGPSHLPSGGGVMGAHQQGPLPPHLQQQGKGRGGVGNRAAGSNLPGGMQAPGQHMQPQQQLDYQGQQQQNQPYQQQPNQQNQNYQQSNQGYPQQGQQGFGQQAGQQYQQPQQQQQGQHQQQQQQQVQQSNQGYGQQNQGPSMQSSQPSSKPMRGIPAVLPTAQSKTTPNTTQGQQQQQQPQQQQSTGPNLMQKFTEMAGASAGGDILSKGKELIFMKFGLGK, encoded by the exons ATGTTGCAGTGCTGTGGCGTTGGAGGTGGCGCTTCCACGGCACCTCAGGCTCCGCAGCTGCAGGCTACCGGATCTGCTGTCGGGGCTACCACCTCCACGATCATGCAGGACCCAGTTCTCGAGTCCATCCTCGAG CAAATGCGAGACACCGAAGCTCGGAGGACAGATTTGGAACGACAACACGCGGAAGCACAGAATCAGTTACGTGAGAAGATAGCAGGTCGATACCAAGGACCAGAATCAGTCGAAGCCCTACAATCGAAAATCAGAGAATTGGAGAAAAAAACCGAATTGCAGATGGTCAAACATGAGGAATTATCGCTGGAACTGACGAGTTTAAGAAGGGCTCGAAGTCGTGGCCCAGCGGTTGGTCACGTTACATCCGCAATACCCACATCCACTTGGCCTCCGGCTGGCTCTGAAATTGATAGAATTATTGCAAAGATTGAACAAGACAGTAGCAG tgCCGGCAGAATGTTACACGACTTGGACCATGCTCGAGGAAATATAACTACACAGCAACCTTCGGCCACGCAAAGTATTCTTCGATCCAGTTCGGAGAACCTTCCTAATTTGGGCCAACATCAGCACCCTCCTCATCCACATGCTCTTAATTTGGGGATGCCCACGCAAATGAGCCAT TACGCAGGATCGCCCATGCCATTGACGCCAATGATGCCTGGTTGTCCGCCGTTGACGCCAAACGGGCCACCGTATCATTATAGCGAACCAATACCTCCAGCACCATCTCTCTCTACTAGTCAGTCGCAACCTGCTTTTCAACAAAAGCTCCAGCAAtatcaacaacagcaacaacaacaaacggATTTGTCGAGTTCTCATTCTCAGGGAGCCTTGCCCTCCCAACAAAAGCAACAAGCGCACACACACTTTACAAGTAATCAGTATCAAGAGAGTTACCCGCATACGCAAACTTATCAGCAACCGCTTCAACAGCAACAACACCCGAGCTCGACTTCGTACCTGACAGCGTCGAATCAAAGTGTGATACCTCATTATACGCAGCCAACTCAAACTGCGCAAAGTTATCAATTAAATGGCAGTCAGCATGGTTCTCAACAG aggaacttTTTATACGATTGTCAACAGTCCACGACATACCCTAATCTATCAATGTCGACGCATCCTAATGGGACGTACAGTTCAGGAGCTTCTTACAACCCTCAACTGTCTCACCTTAATTATTCGGTTCCGCCGTCGAATATCACGCAAACGACCTTATCAACGTTGACACCATATTCGACGGCATCCTTCCATTCAACGTTAGGGCCGCTTACGAGCGTTCCTCAAAccgttcttcctttctcgagCGTTCAAAGCACCTATGCTACAAGCGGCTCGACTTATTCCACTGTCGGGACCAATGCTTTCGGCACCTCGGGCGTCGGCTCGG GACGTTTTATGCGATTTCTCATAGGCACTACATCAGGAAGCTTGTTACAAGCAATAGGAGATCCTTTACAAGCGATGCAACAACTTTCTGCTCAATCGCAAGCCAATCAATTGCAACAACAAGCGATTATTCAACAAATACAACAAAGTTTGCGAGCTAGTTCGCCAACGGCGACAGGCACAACGGGTCACCATTTTCTTGGTCCAAGACAAATGCCAAAAATCCCTACTAGTATACTTACTAATCCTTTAGATAGATTGACCAATGAAAATATAGTATCTGAAGGTCAAGTCGACATGTTGGATATACCTGGCAAGGGTAGATGTTACGTTTACATAGCTCGCTTCACTTACGAGCCCTTTCAGCATTCGCCTAATGAAAATCCAGAAGCTGAGTTACCCGTACAGGGCGGGGATTACCTTCTTGTTTGGGGTCAACCAGACGAGGATGGTTTCCTTGACGCTGAATCTCTCGATGGAAGGCGTGGTCTCGTACCTGCTAACTTTGTACAAAAGTTAATCGGTGAAGATCTGTTGGAATTTCATCAAGCTGTCCTCGGCCTTAGAGACGTCGATGATTCTGCTTCAACGAATATTCCACAAGTGAGCAAT TGCTATCTGCAGGACATCGATCTAGAATTAGCAGCTTTAGAAGAGGGAAATCGAAATCGACAAGCTGAGTTATCTGCTTACGCTGAATTAGACAATATTGCGGAAGATGACGAACAAGAACCACCAG AAGTCTACCTGTTTTCGGACCTAGTTCCGGCGCCGCAGCACCTCACTCTCGAACGACAACTCAACAAGAGTGTCCTGATTGGGTGGACCGCTCCTGAAAATCCTCATCAACTAGAATCCTATCATGTCTACGTGGATGGTGTACTGAAGGTTACCGTCAAAGCTACGGAAAGAACGAGGGCATTGGTCGAAGGAGTTGATTCTACTAGG CCCCACAGAATAAGCGTACGATCGGTGACGCATTCGAGAAGAACATCAAGGGACGCAGCTTGTACAATGGTGATCGGCAAAGATATTGCTTTGGGTCCAACTGCCGTAAAAGCATCCAACGTGACAGCAACCAGCGCCGTGATATCATGGTTGCCAAGTAATAGTAATCATCAACACGTAGTTTGCGTGAATAACGTCGAAGTCAGGACCGTGAAGCCAGGAGTTTACAGACATACGATCACCGGTTTGGCACCCTCGACGATCTATAGGGTAACGGTGAAAGCGAAAAATTTAAGAGCAACGCATTTTGAGGATCAAAATGCACAAGCGGTAAACAATTTTGCCTGTCATGTCCACTTTAAGACATTGCCCAAAGGATTGCCAGATCCTCCGGTCGATATCCAG GTGGAGGCTGGACCGCAGGACGGCACTTTGCTAGTGACCTGGCAGCCTGTTGCCCTAAACGGTTCGGCCGTCACCGGTTACGCGGTGTATGCCGATGGAAAAAAAGTCACCGACGTTGACAGTCCCACCGGTGATCACGCTTTGGTCGACATACACAAACTTATGGGCCTGAATCCAAAACACATAACAGTCCGTACGAAGAGTAGGGAGAGTCAATCGGGTGACAGTTGTGCTACAGCGATACCTTGCAGCGTTCTTCGAAGTGGTACGAGTACTCATTTGCAACACGGTGCTCCACACATGCTCGATCAAggccaacaacaacaacaacaatcgaGCGTTATACAACAGGACGATCCGAACCGTCATCGTATGGCAGCTCAGCGATATCCTACTGCACCTGTTCCATCGCACATGAGAAGACAAG AAATCACGAAGGATTCTGCCAGCGAAGCCAACTATAGCGAAGAGGATGATCCATCCCGAAGAGGTCGTGGAATGTCACCTCATCATCATCGATACGGTCCTCAAGGCCCTCAAGGACCACCTGGAGCATATAGATCGGTTAGAATGGGAGGACCTGGTAGACCTCAGGATGCTTATTACGATCAAACag GTAATCAAAGGATGAGAGGACCTATGTATGGAGCTAGAGTAAATCAAGCTCAAGGTGGCAACGTTCATCCAGCAAGTGGCGTTcaacaaatgaataaaaggGCACGCCGATTCATCGCATTGTTCGATTACGATCCAACTACTATGTCACCAAATCCTAACGCTTGCGAGGAAGAATTACAATTCTCCGAAGGAGACACCATCAAg GTATATGGTGAAAAGGATGCCGATGGTTTTTATTGGGGCGAATGTCGTGGTAGACGAGGATACGTGCCGCATAATATGGTTGAGGAATTAAAAGATCAAAATCAAGGTGGTCAAGGACAACCTAATAGACGAGGTCCTGCATCCAATGAAAGATGGGGGGATATTTATGCGAGTATGCCtatgaagaaaatgatagCGATGTACGATTATAATCCACAGGAACTCTCACCTAATCCGGATGCG CAAGTCGAATTACCGTTCCATGCGGGTAATGAAATTTGTGTTTATGGTGAAATGGACTCCGATGGATTTTACATGGGTGAACTTAACGGAGTTCGCGGTTTAGTGCCAAGTAATTTCCTCATAGAAGCATCTAACCAGGGTCAACCTTCTCAAGGAGGTAGAAGGCCACCGGGACAAAGTCAAGGACCCGGTGCGAGGGGTCCACCACCCCCACCACGAGAACCTCCGCCAACTGGGCACCGTCGTAGTAAAG ATGCCTGCATTGTGCCTGTGTCTGTCCCTGTCTGTCACTTAGACTCtagacaacaacaacaacaacaacaacaaccactAATGAACAACCAACAACATCAACTACAACAAAACAATCCACCGCATCTAGCGTACCAACAAGCGAATCACCATAGCTATACGACTGTAACCACGTCTAATCAGCATGGGCCCAGTCACTTGCCTTCCGGCGGTGGTGTCATGGGTGCCCACCAGCAAGGGCCCCTTCCACCCCACCTTCAACAACAG GGGAAGGGGAGGGGAGGCGTGGGCAATCGAGCCGCTGGTAGTAACTTGCCAGGTGGTATGCAGGCTCCGGGACAACACATGCAACCGCAACAGCAGCTCGATTATCAAGGTCAGCAGCAACAAAATCAACCGTATCAACAACAGCCGAATCAACAGAATCAGAATTATCAGCAATCAAACCAGGGATACCCGCAACAAGGACAACAGGGCTTTGGACAGCAAGCTGGACAACAGTATCAACAAccgcaacaacaacaacagggACAGcatcaacagcagcagcagcagcaggtGCAACAATCGAATCAAGGATATGGTCAACAAAACCAAGGACCATCGATGCAGAGTTCACAGCCAAGCAGCAAACCTATGAGGGGTATACCCGCTGTCCTTCCAACTGCTCAAAGCAAAACTACACCGAACACTACACAAGgccaacaacaacagcaacagccaCAACAGCAGCAGAGTACGGGTCCGAATCTAATGCAAAAATTTACAGAAATGGCAGGTGCCAGTGCAGGCGGAGACATTCTCTCGAAGGGCAAAGAGCTTATCTTTATGAAGTTTGGCTTGGGCAAGTGA